A genome region from Gopherus flavomarginatus isolate rGopFla2 chromosome 9, rGopFla2.mat.asm, whole genome shotgun sequence includes the following:
- the UBN1 gene encoding ubinuclein-1 isoform X1 yields the protein MTEPHRVQFTSLPGPLSNTFLKKPRKEDAAGAEQPQDSAAVRITLTLFEPDHKRCPEFFYPELLKNTRGKVKGVSSGDKKKDLGDPFNDEEKERLKVEALARKFEEKYGGKKRRKDRMQDLIDMGYGYDESDSFIDNSEAYDELVPASLTTKYGGFYINSGTLQFRQASESEDDFIKEKKKKSPKKRKLKEGGEKMKKKKKDDSYDKEKKSKKSKFPKAGFTALNASKEKKKKKYSGALSVKEMLKKFHKEKEAQKKRDEEQKMVTPSPAEAPTPREVETMSDPLLSLFGHASASDLLQAATAMDSLTELDLEHLFNESPEGSPFHELEDGSDPPGMGLEQEFKQPPSLPDGVPATLEKRIKELTQAARAAEGEGKQRFFTQDINNIILDIELQTRELNSQIRSGVYAHLASFLPCSKDTLVKRARRLYLYEQGGRLKEPLQKLKEAIGRVMPEQMAKYQEECQAHTQAKFAKMLEEEKDKEQRDRVCSDEEDDEEKGGKRIMGPRKKFQWNDEIRELLCHVVKIKLDGYELEKNKAQSLEDYVKTFLDAEVKPLWPKGWMQSRTLFKESRRVHGHLTSILAKKKVMAPPKVKVKESSSKPDKKTLVSVPLIHSSGPVSLPSEPQGVAIGISSQTRELLCLSVAQASSSTTTLAAFSMDDSLDEDLIRNPTSSLEAVSKELAVLNSRACGSPDFTLPGPPNPPSEKIPSLATSEEKRNFPKSSSSPTPPPAGSLQSPLNFLAEQALALGQSSQDKKAESSGYKELPCQVSPSKILPDAHQSKQKHHSLQRMSHGLQTSTPVPVAQVKVFHSSSQQQKSFTSPAPFVKLQSPKSVSPVPPRSLLQPVKPSTKAQGFHSLVSSAGSTPASSSSHKSPGSSTASLSYTGKHSTSSSSSGPSYKSPFISSSLSKHGASSSSSTSAVSAHQSSSSGGLLSGVQTPSPGQASSRSSPSSMVKKTPVSQKLTLVAPPGGPNGDSGGGTQGVAKLLTSSIKPAVVSSTTSSTSVPKGTSGAVLLTSSPPLSVLSPSYKSSSPKLPGALSSTPLGIISPIHSFPLHVISFSSDSSPKAGVSKDAIVTGPAPGTFHHGLSHSLLAGLHSSPHHAAPLPHSALSTHLPQSLPDASPLHGKGSNVQQRKL from the exons ATGACGGAGCCCCACAGGGTTCAGTTCACATCTTTGCCAGGTCCACTAAGCAACACTTTCTTGAAGAAGCCTCGTAAAGAGGATGCTGCAGGAGCAGAGCAGCCTCAGGACTCAGCAGCAGTTCGCATCACACTCACCCTATTTGAGCCAGATCACAAACGGTGCCCAGAGTTCTTCTACCCAGAGCTTCTGAAGAATACTCGAGGGAAAGTGAAAGGTGTTTCCTCAGGAGACAAG AAGAAAGACCTTGGTGATCCCTTCAAtgatgaagaaaaggaaagactCAAAGTGGAAGCTCTTGCCAGGAAGTTTGAAGAGAAATAC GGTGGCAAGAAACGCAGGAAGGACCGTATGCAGGACTTGATTGATATGGGGTATGGGTACGACGAATCTGATTCCTTCATTGATAATTCTGAAGCG TACGACGAGCTTGTTCCAGCTTCTCTAACTACAAAATATGGAGGGTTTTACATCAACTCGGGAACGCTGCAGTTCCGACAGGCGTCCGAATCAGAGGATGACTTTatcaaagagaaaaagaagaaatctCCCAAG AAGCGGAAGTTGAAAGAAGGAGGTGAAaagatgaagaagaagaagaaagatgaCTCCTATGACAAGGAAAAGAAGTCAAAAAAATCCAAGTTCCCCAAAGCTGG CTTCACAGCACTGAATGCTAgtaaggagaagaagaagaagaaatattcTGGTGCTCTGAGTGTCAAAGAGATGCTGAAGAAATTCCATAAGGAGAAGGAAGCTCAGAAGAAGAGAGATGAGGAGCAGAAGATGGTGACACCCTCACCAGCAGAAGCTCCGACCCCGCGGGAAGTGGAGACTATGTCTGATCCTTTGCTATCTCTCTTTGGCCATGCCAGTGCCAGTGACTTACTTCAGGCTGCCACTGCTATGGACTCCCTGACCGAGCTAGATCTGGAGCATCTCTTCAATGAATCTCCAGAAGGGAGTCCTTTCCATGAATTGGAAGATGGGAGTGACCCTCCTGGAATGGGCTTGGAACAGGAGTTCAAACAGCCACCTTCCCTCCCAGACGGAGTACCAGCCACACTGGAGAAACGCATCAAAGAACTGACTCAG GCTGCCAGAGCTGCAGAAGGAGAAGGCAAACAGAGATTCTTCACCCAGGATATCAATAACATCATACTGGA CATAGAGCTGCAGACCCGTGAGCTGAATAGCCAGATCCGATCCGGGGTGTATGCTCACCTGGCCTCCTTCCTTCCTTGCAGCAAAGATACACTGGTCAAGCGTGCCCGCAGACTTTATCTTTATGAACAG GGTGGCCGTCTGAAGGAGCCTCTCCAAAAGCTAAAGGAAGCCATTGGCCGTGTGATGCCAGAGCAGATGGCTAAATATCAGGAGGAGTGTCAAGCACATACCCAGGCCAAGTTTGCTAA GATGCTGGAAGAGGAAAaggacaaggagcagagagacCGGGTTTGCTCTGATGAGGAGGACgatgaagagaagggagggaagcGGATCATGGGACCTCGGAAGAAATTTCAGTGGAACGATGAAATCAG GGAGCTGCTTTGCCACGTGGTGAAGATTAAACTGGATGGCTATGAGCTGGAGAAGAACAAGGCTCAGTCTCTGGAGGATTACGTGAAGACCTTTCTAGACGCAGAGGTCAAACCCCTCTGGCCGAAGGGCTGGATGCAGTCCAG GACTCTGTTCAAGGAGAGCAGGCGTGTGCATGGACACCTGACATCAATCCT GGCGAAGAAGAAAGTTATGGCTCCTCCAAAAGTGAAGGTGAAA GAATCCTCCAGTAAGCCAGATAAGAAGACGCTGGTTTCTGTTCCACTGATCCACTCAAGTGGCCCAGTTTCTCTGCCTTCTGAGCCGCAGGGAGTGGCCATTGGCATCAGCTCCCAAACCAGAGAGCTCTTGTGTCTCAGCGTTGCCCAAGCATCTAGCAGCACTACCACCCTTGCTGCCTTTAGCATGGATGACTCCCTGGATGAGGACTTAATTCGTAACCCAACCTCTTCCCTGGAAGCTGTGTCCAAGGAATTGGCTGTGCTTAACAGCCGAGCCTGTGGGAGCCCTGATTTCACTCTCCCCGGACCCCCAAACCCTCCTTCAGAGAAGATCCCAAGCCTTGCAACTTCAGAGGAGAAGCGGAACTTTCCTAAGTCCAGCTCTTCTcctaccccaccccctgctggctctctgcaatCACCTCTCAATTTCCTGGCCGAACAGGCACTGGCTTTGGGCCAGTCCTCTCAAGACAAAAAGGCAGAGAGTTCTGGTTACaaagagctgccctgccaagtgTCCCCCAGTAAAATCCTCCCCGATGCACACCAGTCCAAACAGAAGCATCACAGCCTGCAGCGAATGAGTCACGGGCTCCAGACATCCACCCCCGTGCCAGTTGCCCAAGTGAAAGTCTTTCACTCgagcagccagcagcagaaaAGCTTCACGTCCCCAGCTCCGTTTGTCAAACTGCAGAGCCCCAAGTCTGTCTCCCCTGTGCCCCCGCGTTCCCTCCTCCAGCCGGTCAAGCCATCGACCAAAGCTCAGGGCTTCCATTCCTTGGTCTCATCTGCGGGCAGCACACcagcttctagcagctcccacaAGAGCCCTGGCTCCTCAACAGCATCGCTAAGCTACACAGGAAAGcactccaccagctccagctCTTCAGGGCCGTCCTACAAATCTCCCTTCATTTCCAGCTCCCTCTCCAAGCACGGGGCTTCTTCCAGCAGCTCCACGTCAGCAGTGTCTGCACACCAGAGCTCCTCCTCGGGGGGCTTGCTGTCAGGTGTACAGACTCCCTCCCCAGGGCAGGCTTCCAGCCGGTCCTCCCCAAGCTCCATGGTCAAAAAAACTCCTGTCTCCCAGAAGCTGACTCTAGTAGCGCCACCTGGTGGTCCAAATGGAGATTCTGGTGGAGGGACTCAGGGGGTAGCCAAGTTACTAACCTCCTCCATAAAGCCCGCTGTGGTTAGTAGCACCACATCTTCTACCTCTGTGCCG AAAGGAACTAGTGGAGCTGTGCTGCTAACAAGCTCTCCTCCCTTAAGTGTACTGTCTCCATCCTACAAGTCCAGCAGTCCAAAGCTGCCAGGTGCCCTGAGCTCCACGCCGCTGGGGATTATCTCTCCCATCCATTCCTTCCCTCTTCACGTCATCTCCTTCAGCTCAGACTCCTCCCCCAAAGCAGGAGTATCCAAGGATGCAATTGTCACGggacctgcccctggaactttccaccaTGGCCTCAGCCACA GTCTTCTGGCTGGCTTGCACTCCAGCCCGCACCATGCAGCACCACTCCCACACTCTGCCCTGTCCACCCATTTACCGCAGAGTTTGCCAG ATGCATCTCCGCTTCATGGCAAAGGGTCCAATGTGCAGCAGCGAAAATTGTGA
- the UBN1 gene encoding ubinuclein-1 isoform X4: MTEPHRVQFTSLPGPLSNTFLKKPRKEDAAGAEQPQDSAAVRITLTLFEPDHKRCPEFFYPELLKNTRGKVKGVSSGDKKKDLGDPFNDEEKERLKVEALARKFEEKYYDELVPASLTTKYGGFYINSGTLQFRQASESEDDFIKEKKKKSPKKRKLKEGGEKMKKKKKDDSYDKEKKSKKSKFPKAGFTALNASKEKKKKKYSGALSVKEMLKKFHKEKEAQKKRDEEQKMVTPSPAEAPTPREVETMSDPLLSLFGHASASDLLQAATAMDSLTELDLEHLFNESPEGSPFHELEDGSDPPGMGLEQEFKQPPSLPDGVPATLEKRIKELTQAARAAEGEGKQRFFTQDINNIILDIELQTRELNSQIRSGVYAHLASFLPCSKDTLVKRARRLYLYEQGGRLKEPLQKLKEAIGRVMPEQMAKYQEECQAHTQAKFAKMLEEEKDKEQRDRVCSDEEDDEEKGGKRIMGPRKKFQWNDEIRELLCHVVKIKLDGYELEKNKAQSLEDYVKTFLDAEVKPLWPKGWMQSRTLFKESRRVHGHLTSILAKKKVMAPPKVKVKESSSKPDKKTLVSVPLIHSSGPVSLPSEPQGVAIGISSQTRELLCLSVAQASSSTTTLAAFSMDDSLDEDLIRNPTSSLEAVSKELAVLNSRACGSPDFTLPGPPNPPSEKIPSLATSEEKRNFPKSSSSPTPPPAGSLQSPLNFLAEQALALGQSSQDKKAESSGYKELPCQVSPSKILPDAHQSKQKHHSLQRMSHGLQTSTPVPVAQVKVFHSSSQQQKSFTSPAPFVKLQSPKSVSPVPPRSLLQPVKPSTKAQGFHSLVSSAGSTPASSSSHKSPGSSTASLSYTGKHSTSSSSSGPSYKSPFISSSLSKHGASSSSSTSAVSAHQSSSSGGLLSGVQTPSPGQASSRSSPSSMVKKTPVSQKLTLVAPPGGPNGDSGGGTQGVAKLLTSSIKPAVVSSTTSSTSVPKGTSGAVLLTSSPPLSVLSPSYKSSSPKLPGALSSTPLGIISPIHSFPLHVISFSSDSSPKAGVSKDAIVTGPAPGTFHHGLSHSLLAGLHSSPHHAAPLPHSALSTHLPQSLPDASPLHGKGSNVQQRKL; this comes from the exons ATGACGGAGCCCCACAGGGTTCAGTTCACATCTTTGCCAGGTCCACTAAGCAACACTTTCTTGAAGAAGCCTCGTAAAGAGGATGCTGCAGGAGCAGAGCAGCCTCAGGACTCAGCAGCAGTTCGCATCACACTCACCCTATTTGAGCCAGATCACAAACGGTGCCCAGAGTTCTTCTACCCAGAGCTTCTGAAGAATACTCGAGGGAAAGTGAAAGGTGTTTCCTCAGGAGACAAG AAGAAAGACCTTGGTGATCCCTTCAAtgatgaagaaaaggaaagactCAAAGTGGAAGCTCTTGCCAGGAAGTTTGAAGAGAAATAC TACGACGAGCTTGTTCCAGCTTCTCTAACTACAAAATATGGAGGGTTTTACATCAACTCGGGAACGCTGCAGTTCCGACAGGCGTCCGAATCAGAGGATGACTTTatcaaagagaaaaagaagaaatctCCCAAG AAGCGGAAGTTGAAAGAAGGAGGTGAAaagatgaagaagaagaagaaagatgaCTCCTATGACAAGGAAAAGAAGTCAAAAAAATCCAAGTTCCCCAAAGCTGG CTTCACAGCACTGAATGCTAgtaaggagaagaagaagaagaaatattcTGGTGCTCTGAGTGTCAAAGAGATGCTGAAGAAATTCCATAAGGAGAAGGAAGCTCAGAAGAAGAGAGATGAGGAGCAGAAGATGGTGACACCCTCACCAGCAGAAGCTCCGACCCCGCGGGAAGTGGAGACTATGTCTGATCCTTTGCTATCTCTCTTTGGCCATGCCAGTGCCAGTGACTTACTTCAGGCTGCCACTGCTATGGACTCCCTGACCGAGCTAGATCTGGAGCATCTCTTCAATGAATCTCCAGAAGGGAGTCCTTTCCATGAATTGGAAGATGGGAGTGACCCTCCTGGAATGGGCTTGGAACAGGAGTTCAAACAGCCACCTTCCCTCCCAGACGGAGTACCAGCCACACTGGAGAAACGCATCAAAGAACTGACTCAG GCTGCCAGAGCTGCAGAAGGAGAAGGCAAACAGAGATTCTTCACCCAGGATATCAATAACATCATACTGGA CATAGAGCTGCAGACCCGTGAGCTGAATAGCCAGATCCGATCCGGGGTGTATGCTCACCTGGCCTCCTTCCTTCCTTGCAGCAAAGATACACTGGTCAAGCGTGCCCGCAGACTTTATCTTTATGAACAG GGTGGCCGTCTGAAGGAGCCTCTCCAAAAGCTAAAGGAAGCCATTGGCCGTGTGATGCCAGAGCAGATGGCTAAATATCAGGAGGAGTGTCAAGCACATACCCAGGCCAAGTTTGCTAA GATGCTGGAAGAGGAAAaggacaaggagcagagagacCGGGTTTGCTCTGATGAGGAGGACgatgaagagaagggagggaagcGGATCATGGGACCTCGGAAGAAATTTCAGTGGAACGATGAAATCAG GGAGCTGCTTTGCCACGTGGTGAAGATTAAACTGGATGGCTATGAGCTGGAGAAGAACAAGGCTCAGTCTCTGGAGGATTACGTGAAGACCTTTCTAGACGCAGAGGTCAAACCCCTCTGGCCGAAGGGCTGGATGCAGTCCAG GACTCTGTTCAAGGAGAGCAGGCGTGTGCATGGACACCTGACATCAATCCT GGCGAAGAAGAAAGTTATGGCTCCTCCAAAAGTGAAGGTGAAA GAATCCTCCAGTAAGCCAGATAAGAAGACGCTGGTTTCTGTTCCACTGATCCACTCAAGTGGCCCAGTTTCTCTGCCTTCTGAGCCGCAGGGAGTGGCCATTGGCATCAGCTCCCAAACCAGAGAGCTCTTGTGTCTCAGCGTTGCCCAAGCATCTAGCAGCACTACCACCCTTGCTGCCTTTAGCATGGATGACTCCCTGGATGAGGACTTAATTCGTAACCCAACCTCTTCCCTGGAAGCTGTGTCCAAGGAATTGGCTGTGCTTAACAGCCGAGCCTGTGGGAGCCCTGATTTCACTCTCCCCGGACCCCCAAACCCTCCTTCAGAGAAGATCCCAAGCCTTGCAACTTCAGAGGAGAAGCGGAACTTTCCTAAGTCCAGCTCTTCTcctaccccaccccctgctggctctctgcaatCACCTCTCAATTTCCTGGCCGAACAGGCACTGGCTTTGGGCCAGTCCTCTCAAGACAAAAAGGCAGAGAGTTCTGGTTACaaagagctgccctgccaagtgTCCCCCAGTAAAATCCTCCCCGATGCACACCAGTCCAAACAGAAGCATCACAGCCTGCAGCGAATGAGTCACGGGCTCCAGACATCCACCCCCGTGCCAGTTGCCCAAGTGAAAGTCTTTCACTCgagcagccagcagcagaaaAGCTTCACGTCCCCAGCTCCGTTTGTCAAACTGCAGAGCCCCAAGTCTGTCTCCCCTGTGCCCCCGCGTTCCCTCCTCCAGCCGGTCAAGCCATCGACCAAAGCTCAGGGCTTCCATTCCTTGGTCTCATCTGCGGGCAGCACACcagcttctagcagctcccacaAGAGCCCTGGCTCCTCAACAGCATCGCTAAGCTACACAGGAAAGcactccaccagctccagctCTTCAGGGCCGTCCTACAAATCTCCCTTCATTTCCAGCTCCCTCTCCAAGCACGGGGCTTCTTCCAGCAGCTCCACGTCAGCAGTGTCTGCACACCAGAGCTCCTCCTCGGGGGGCTTGCTGTCAGGTGTACAGACTCCCTCCCCAGGGCAGGCTTCCAGCCGGTCCTCCCCAAGCTCCATGGTCAAAAAAACTCCTGTCTCCCAGAAGCTGACTCTAGTAGCGCCACCTGGTGGTCCAAATGGAGATTCTGGTGGAGGGACTCAGGGGGTAGCCAAGTTACTAACCTCCTCCATAAAGCCCGCTGTGGTTAGTAGCACCACATCTTCTACCTCTGTGCCG AAAGGAACTAGTGGAGCTGTGCTGCTAACAAGCTCTCCTCCCTTAAGTGTACTGTCTCCATCCTACAAGTCCAGCAGTCCAAAGCTGCCAGGTGCCCTGAGCTCCACGCCGCTGGGGATTATCTCTCCCATCCATTCCTTCCCTCTTCACGTCATCTCCTTCAGCTCAGACTCCTCCCCCAAAGCAGGAGTATCCAAGGATGCAATTGTCACGggacctgcccctggaactttccaccaTGGCCTCAGCCACA GTCTTCTGGCTGGCTTGCACTCCAGCCCGCACCATGCAGCACCACTCCCACACTCTGCCCTGTCCACCCATTTACCGCAGAGTTTGCCAG ATGCATCTCCGCTTCATGGCAAAGGGTCCAATGTGCAGCAGCGAAAATTGTGA
- the UBN1 gene encoding ubinuclein-1 isoform X2, with translation MTEPHRVQFTSLPGPLSNTFLKKPRKEDAAGAEQPQDSAAVRITLTLFEPDHKRCPEFFYPELLKNTRGKVKGVSSGDKKKDLGDPFNDEEKERLKVEALARKFEEKYGGKKRRKDRMQDLIDMGYGYDESDSFIDNSEAYDELVPASLTTKYGGFYINSGTLQFRQASESEDDFIKEKKKKSPKKRKLKEGGEKMKKKKKDDSYDKEKKSKKSKFPKAGFTALNASKEKKKKKYSGALSVKEMLKKFHKEKEAQKKRDEEQKMVTPSPAEAPTPREVETMSDPLLSLFGHASASDLLQAATAMDSLTELDLEHLFNESPEGSPFHELEDGSDPPGMGLEQEFKQPPSLPDGVPATLEKRIKELTQAARAAEGEGKQRFFTQDINNIILDIELQTRELNSQIRSGVYAHLASFLPCSKDTLVKRARRLYLYEQGGRLKEPLQKLKEAIGRVMPEQMAKYQEECQAHTQAKFAKMLEEEKDKEQRDRVCSDEEDDEEKGGKRIMGPRKKFQWNDEIRELLCHVVKIKLDGYELEKNKAQSLEDYVKTFLDAEVKPLWPKGWMQSRTLFKESRRVHGHLTSILAKKKVMAPPKVKESSSKPDKKTLVSVPLIHSSGPVSLPSEPQGVAIGISSQTRELLCLSVAQASSSTTTLAAFSMDDSLDEDLIRNPTSSLEAVSKELAVLNSRACGSPDFTLPGPPNPPSEKIPSLATSEEKRNFPKSSSSPTPPPAGSLQSPLNFLAEQALALGQSSQDKKAESSGYKELPCQVSPSKILPDAHQSKQKHHSLQRMSHGLQTSTPVPVAQVKVFHSSSQQQKSFTSPAPFVKLQSPKSVSPVPPRSLLQPVKPSTKAQGFHSLVSSAGSTPASSSSHKSPGSSTASLSYTGKHSTSSSSSGPSYKSPFISSSLSKHGASSSSSTSAVSAHQSSSSGGLLSGVQTPSPGQASSRSSPSSMVKKTPVSQKLTLVAPPGGPNGDSGGGTQGVAKLLTSSIKPAVVSSTTSSTSVPKGTSGAVLLTSSPPLSVLSPSYKSSSPKLPGALSSTPLGIISPIHSFPLHVISFSSDSSPKAGVSKDAIVTGPAPGTFHHGLSHSLLAGLHSSPHHAAPLPHSALSTHLPQSLPDASPLHGKGSNVQQRKL, from the exons ATGACGGAGCCCCACAGGGTTCAGTTCACATCTTTGCCAGGTCCACTAAGCAACACTTTCTTGAAGAAGCCTCGTAAAGAGGATGCTGCAGGAGCAGAGCAGCCTCAGGACTCAGCAGCAGTTCGCATCACACTCACCCTATTTGAGCCAGATCACAAACGGTGCCCAGAGTTCTTCTACCCAGAGCTTCTGAAGAATACTCGAGGGAAAGTGAAAGGTGTTTCCTCAGGAGACAAG AAGAAAGACCTTGGTGATCCCTTCAAtgatgaagaaaaggaaagactCAAAGTGGAAGCTCTTGCCAGGAAGTTTGAAGAGAAATAC GGTGGCAAGAAACGCAGGAAGGACCGTATGCAGGACTTGATTGATATGGGGTATGGGTACGACGAATCTGATTCCTTCATTGATAATTCTGAAGCG TACGACGAGCTTGTTCCAGCTTCTCTAACTACAAAATATGGAGGGTTTTACATCAACTCGGGAACGCTGCAGTTCCGACAGGCGTCCGAATCAGAGGATGACTTTatcaaagagaaaaagaagaaatctCCCAAG AAGCGGAAGTTGAAAGAAGGAGGTGAAaagatgaagaagaagaagaaagatgaCTCCTATGACAAGGAAAAGAAGTCAAAAAAATCCAAGTTCCCCAAAGCTGG CTTCACAGCACTGAATGCTAgtaaggagaagaagaagaagaaatattcTGGTGCTCTGAGTGTCAAAGAGATGCTGAAGAAATTCCATAAGGAGAAGGAAGCTCAGAAGAAGAGAGATGAGGAGCAGAAGATGGTGACACCCTCACCAGCAGAAGCTCCGACCCCGCGGGAAGTGGAGACTATGTCTGATCCTTTGCTATCTCTCTTTGGCCATGCCAGTGCCAGTGACTTACTTCAGGCTGCCACTGCTATGGACTCCCTGACCGAGCTAGATCTGGAGCATCTCTTCAATGAATCTCCAGAAGGGAGTCCTTTCCATGAATTGGAAGATGGGAGTGACCCTCCTGGAATGGGCTTGGAACAGGAGTTCAAACAGCCACCTTCCCTCCCAGACGGAGTACCAGCCACACTGGAGAAACGCATCAAAGAACTGACTCAG GCTGCCAGAGCTGCAGAAGGAGAAGGCAAACAGAGATTCTTCACCCAGGATATCAATAACATCATACTGGA CATAGAGCTGCAGACCCGTGAGCTGAATAGCCAGATCCGATCCGGGGTGTATGCTCACCTGGCCTCCTTCCTTCCTTGCAGCAAAGATACACTGGTCAAGCGTGCCCGCAGACTTTATCTTTATGAACAG GGTGGCCGTCTGAAGGAGCCTCTCCAAAAGCTAAAGGAAGCCATTGGCCGTGTGATGCCAGAGCAGATGGCTAAATATCAGGAGGAGTGTCAAGCACATACCCAGGCCAAGTTTGCTAA GATGCTGGAAGAGGAAAaggacaaggagcagagagacCGGGTTTGCTCTGATGAGGAGGACgatgaagagaagggagggaagcGGATCATGGGACCTCGGAAGAAATTTCAGTGGAACGATGAAATCAG GGAGCTGCTTTGCCACGTGGTGAAGATTAAACTGGATGGCTATGAGCTGGAGAAGAACAAGGCTCAGTCTCTGGAGGATTACGTGAAGACCTTTCTAGACGCAGAGGTCAAACCCCTCTGGCCGAAGGGCTGGATGCAGTCCAG GACTCTGTTCAAGGAGAGCAGGCGTGTGCATGGACACCTGACATCAATCCT GGCGAAGAAGAAAGTTATGGCTCCTCCAAAAGTGAAG GAATCCTCCAGTAAGCCAGATAAGAAGACGCTGGTTTCTGTTCCACTGATCCACTCAAGTGGCCCAGTTTCTCTGCCTTCTGAGCCGCAGGGAGTGGCCATTGGCATCAGCTCCCAAACCAGAGAGCTCTTGTGTCTCAGCGTTGCCCAAGCATCTAGCAGCACTACCACCCTTGCTGCCTTTAGCATGGATGACTCCCTGGATGAGGACTTAATTCGTAACCCAACCTCTTCCCTGGAAGCTGTGTCCAAGGAATTGGCTGTGCTTAACAGCCGAGCCTGTGGGAGCCCTGATTTCACTCTCCCCGGACCCCCAAACCCTCCTTCAGAGAAGATCCCAAGCCTTGCAACTTCAGAGGAGAAGCGGAACTTTCCTAAGTCCAGCTCTTCTcctaccccaccccctgctggctctctgcaatCACCTCTCAATTTCCTGGCCGAACAGGCACTGGCTTTGGGCCAGTCCTCTCAAGACAAAAAGGCAGAGAGTTCTGGTTACaaagagctgccctgccaagtgTCCCCCAGTAAAATCCTCCCCGATGCACACCAGTCCAAACAGAAGCATCACAGCCTGCAGCGAATGAGTCACGGGCTCCAGACATCCACCCCCGTGCCAGTTGCCCAAGTGAAAGTCTTTCACTCgagcagccagcagcagaaaAGCTTCACGTCCCCAGCTCCGTTTGTCAAACTGCAGAGCCCCAAGTCTGTCTCCCCTGTGCCCCCGCGTTCCCTCCTCCAGCCGGTCAAGCCATCGACCAAAGCTCAGGGCTTCCATTCCTTGGTCTCATCTGCGGGCAGCACACcagcttctagcagctcccacaAGAGCCCTGGCTCCTCAACAGCATCGCTAAGCTACACAGGAAAGcactccaccagctccagctCTTCAGGGCCGTCCTACAAATCTCCCTTCATTTCCAGCTCCCTCTCCAAGCACGGGGCTTCTTCCAGCAGCTCCACGTCAGCAGTGTCTGCACACCAGAGCTCCTCCTCGGGGGGCTTGCTGTCAGGTGTACAGACTCCCTCCCCAGGGCAGGCTTCCAGCCGGTCCTCCCCAAGCTCCATGGTCAAAAAAACTCCTGTCTCCCAGAAGCTGACTCTAGTAGCGCCACCTGGTGGTCCAAATGGAGATTCTGGTGGAGGGACTCAGGGGGTAGCCAAGTTACTAACCTCCTCCATAAAGCCCGCTGTGGTTAGTAGCACCACATCTTCTACCTCTGTGCCG AAAGGAACTAGTGGAGCTGTGCTGCTAACAAGCTCTCCTCCCTTAAGTGTACTGTCTCCATCCTACAAGTCCAGCAGTCCAAAGCTGCCAGGTGCCCTGAGCTCCACGCCGCTGGGGATTATCTCTCCCATCCATTCCTTCCCTCTTCACGTCATCTCCTTCAGCTCAGACTCCTCCCCCAAAGCAGGAGTATCCAAGGATGCAATTGTCACGggacctgcccctggaactttccaccaTGGCCTCAGCCACA GTCTTCTGGCTGGCTTGCACTCCAGCCCGCACCATGCAGCACCACTCCCACACTCTGCCCTGTCCACCCATTTACCGCAGAGTTTGCCAG ATGCATCTCCGCTTCATGGCAAAGGGTCCAATGTGCAGCAGCGAAAATTGTGA